One region of Quercus lobata isolate SW786 chromosome 2, ValleyOak3.0 Primary Assembly, whole genome shotgun sequence genomic DNA includes:
- the LOC115973931 gene encoding 3-oxo-Delta(4,5)-steroid 5-beta-reductase-like isoform X2 encodes MSWWWARSVGAPKKYEEDHEAPRSYQSVGLVIGVTGIVGNSLAEILPLLDTPGGPWKVYGVARRPRPNWNKDYPVEYIQCDVSDTKETQTKLSQLTDVTHIFYVTWASRPTEAQNCETNGTMFRNVLRAVIPHTPNLKHICLQTGTKHYLGPFETFGKIKPHIPPFTEDMPRLNVPSFYYTQEDILVDEVKNKEGLTWSVHRPTTIFGFSPYSLMNIIGTFCVYAAICKHEGLTLKFPGNKDAWEYYYVTSSDADLIAEQQIWAVVDPNARNEAFNCNNGDVFKWKDLWKVLAEQFGIENYGFMEGERVTLVDLMKDKSLVWDEIVRENQLQPTKLEEVGVWWFADMMLKGGDWVDSMNKSKEHGFLGFRNSKDSMITWIDKMKTYKIVP; translated from the exons ATGAGCTGGTGGTGGGCTAGATCTGTTGGCGCTCCAAAG AAATATGAGGAAGATCACGAAGCACCACGAAGCTACCAAAGCGTAGGCTTAGTGATTGGTGTGACTGGCATTGTGGGTAACAGTTTAGCCGAAATCTTGCCACTCTTAGATACCCCAGGTGGGCCTTGGAAAGTTTATGGTGTGGCACGTCGTCCACGCCCAAATTGGAACAAAGACTATCCTGTTGAGTATATCCAATGTGATGTCTCTGACACAAAagaaacccaaaccaaactttCCCAACTCACCGATGTGAcacatattttctatgtaacaTGGGCTAGTCGGCCCACCGAAGCCCAAAATTGTGAAACCAATGGTACTATGTTCCGCAATGTTCTACGAGCAGTAATTCCCCACACGCCAAACCTCAAACACATTTGTCTTCAAACAGGTACCAAACACTACTTAGGACCCTTCGAAACCTTTGGCAAAATCAAACCCCATATTCCACCTTTTACCGAGGACATGCCCCGTTTAAATGTGCCCAGTTTTTATTACACTCAAGAAGATATTTTGGTCGATGAAGTTAAGAATAAAGAGGGGTTGACTTGGTCAGTCCATAGGCCTACTACCATATTTGGGTTTTCACCTTATAGTTTGATGAATATAATTGGCACGTTTTGTGTGTATGCGGCTATATGTAAGCACGAGGGGCTTACTTTGAAATTTCCTGGAAACAAAGATGCTTGGGAATATTACTATGTGACTTCTTCAGATGCTGATCTTATTGCTGAGCAACAAATTTGGGCTGTGGTGGATCCTAATGCAAGGAATGAAGCATTTAATTGCAACAATGGGGATGTGTTTAAGTGGAAGGATCTTTGGAAGGTGTTGGCTGAACAATTTGGGATTGAGAATTATGGGTTTATGGAGGGTGAGAGAGTTACCTTGGTAGACTTGATGAAGGATAAAAGTCTAGTGTGGGATGAGATTGTGAGAGAGAATCAGTTGCAGCCTACAAAGTTAGAGGAAGTTGGGGTTTGGTGGTTTGCGGATATGATGTTGAAGGGAGGGGATTGGGTGGATAGTATGAATAAGAGCAAGGAGCATGGATTCTTGGGGTTTAGGAACTCTAAGGATTCGATGATTACTTGGATAGATAAGATGAAAACTTACAAGATTGTGCcttaa
- the LOC115973931 gene encoding 3-oxo-Delta(4,5)-steroid 5-beta-reductase-like isoform X1 has product MSWWWARSVGAPKKKYEEDHEAPRSYQSVGLVIGVTGIVGNSLAEILPLLDTPGGPWKVYGVARRPRPNWNKDYPVEYIQCDVSDTKETQTKLSQLTDVTHIFYVTWASRPTEAQNCETNGTMFRNVLRAVIPHTPNLKHICLQTGTKHYLGPFETFGKIKPHIPPFTEDMPRLNVPSFYYTQEDILVDEVKNKEGLTWSVHRPTTIFGFSPYSLMNIIGTFCVYAAICKHEGLTLKFPGNKDAWEYYYVTSSDADLIAEQQIWAVVDPNARNEAFNCNNGDVFKWKDLWKVLAEQFGIENYGFMEGERVTLVDLMKDKSLVWDEIVRENQLQPTKLEEVGVWWFADMMLKGGDWVDSMNKSKEHGFLGFRNSKDSMITWIDKMKTYKIVP; this is encoded by the exons ATGAGCTGGTGGTGGGCTAGATCTGTTGGCGCTCCAAAG AAGAAATATGAGGAAGATCACGAAGCACCACGAAGCTACCAAAGCGTAGGCTTAGTGATTGGTGTGACTGGCATTGTGGGTAACAGTTTAGCCGAAATCTTGCCACTCTTAGATACCCCAGGTGGGCCTTGGAAAGTTTATGGTGTGGCACGTCGTCCACGCCCAAATTGGAACAAAGACTATCCTGTTGAGTATATCCAATGTGATGTCTCTGACACAAAagaaacccaaaccaaactttCCCAACTCACCGATGTGAcacatattttctatgtaacaTGGGCTAGTCGGCCCACCGAAGCCCAAAATTGTGAAACCAATGGTACTATGTTCCGCAATGTTCTACGAGCAGTAATTCCCCACACGCCAAACCTCAAACACATTTGTCTTCAAACAGGTACCAAACACTACTTAGGACCCTTCGAAACCTTTGGCAAAATCAAACCCCATATTCCACCTTTTACCGAGGACATGCCCCGTTTAAATGTGCCCAGTTTTTATTACACTCAAGAAGATATTTTGGTCGATGAAGTTAAGAATAAAGAGGGGTTGACTTGGTCAGTCCATAGGCCTACTACCATATTTGGGTTTTCACCTTATAGTTTGATGAATATAATTGGCACGTTTTGTGTGTATGCGGCTATATGTAAGCACGAGGGGCTTACTTTGAAATTTCCTGGAAACAAAGATGCTTGGGAATATTACTATGTGACTTCTTCAGATGCTGATCTTATTGCTGAGCAACAAATTTGGGCTGTGGTGGATCCTAATGCAAGGAATGAAGCATTTAATTGCAACAATGGGGATGTGTTTAAGTGGAAGGATCTTTGGAAGGTGTTGGCTGAACAATTTGGGATTGAGAATTATGGGTTTATGGAGGGTGAGAGAGTTACCTTGGTAGACTTGATGAAGGATAAAAGTCTAGTGTGGGATGAGATTGTGAGAGAGAATCAGTTGCAGCCTACAAAGTTAGAGGAAGTTGGGGTTTGGTGGTTTGCGGATATGATGTTGAAGGGAGGGGATTGGGTGGATAGTATGAATAAGAGCAAGGAGCATGGATTCTTGGGGTTTAGGAACTCTAAGGATTCGATGATTACTTGGATAGATAAGATGAAAACTTACAAGATTGTGCcttaa